CGACTCTGGCAGCCAGTTTCGACCATGCCAATTTGCGCTCGCTGTGGCAGTGCTATCAGGCCGAACACAACCTGGGCCAATCGAATGCCGACAGCGATGAGCTATTGCTGAGCATGGGTATCAAAACCCATCCACTCACAGATTACAGCGTGGGAATTGCCATCAACTTTTCCGACGCGGTGAACGTACAGTTTTCGTGGGAGCTTATTCGATGATCGTTATTCAGGAACTCCATCAGTGCGACGGTGAGTTGCGCCTGCCGCAACCGTCGGCTGCGCACGAGTGGGATGGGCAGAGCTGGATTTTCGATGCAGACAAGCAGATTGCGCTGGATCTGCAGGAAGCCGAACGCCTCTGCACCAAGGTTGACGCCACTGCCGACAGCGCTCGCATCGCACTGGCAGGCGACCCGCTCAAAGCCATGGAGTACGCACAGGCAGCCGCAGACGCTCAGGCTTTCAGCGACGCCGGATACCCGAAAAAGGAAGTGCCACTTTCGGTCGCAGCGTGGGTTGCCAAAGGGCGCAGCGCCAAACAGGCCGCCGAGCAGATTTTGAGCAAGGCCGATCAACTGACCGACCGTTTGCTGACCCTGCGGACTCTGCGCCTGAAAGCCAAAGCGCACATTCGCGCGCAGGCTGCCAAGGGCAAGATGGATCTGGCGCGCAGCGCGAGTGAAGAAGCTTTGGTCGCCATTCGCGAATGGGACAACGGTCCATCCAGCTAAATCAGAACCCTCCGCTCTGCGTCACCCACGCCCACTTCGATGTGGGCTTTTTATTTTCTGAAAACAGAGCGTGAACAGGTAGGCGAAGATCGTTTTGCCGATGCCAGTCATTTGTGACTTCAAAGGAACGAATATTCTATGGATTATCCAAAAAGTGTCCCCAGCGCCGGGCTGGTGGATGGCAAGTTTGTTGATGAAGACCCGCTGAGCGGCAAACCGGGATCGTTGATCCCGGCGAGTTGGGGCAATGGTGTCACCCAGGAAATTCTGGGGGTTGTACAAGCTGGCGGGTTGA
This genomic interval from Pseudomonas koreensis contains the following:
- a CDS encoding phage tail protein, producing MIVIQELHQCDGELRLPQPSAAHEWDGQSWIFDADKQIALDLQEAERLCTKVDATADSARIALAGDPLKAMEYAQAAADAQAFSDAGYPKKEVPLSVAAWVAKGRSAKQAAEQILSKADQLTDRLLTLRTLRLKAKAHIRAQAAKGKMDLARSASEEALVAIREWDNGPSS